In the Streptomyces showdoensis genome, one interval contains:
- a CDS encoding GNAT family N-acetyltransferase, with translation MPAEPSGAAQLSDGVVTLLPPPAAAEAGARDPVRSFGIRAGRCVGRVGLRFAATGLAHGDVDVTYELRPEARGRGFATRAVLLACAHARCAGARRAVIQTPAGHPAAAAVARRAGFLRRGQISHRDGTVLDWYVRELDRA, from the coding sequence ATGCCTGCAGAGCCGTCCGGAGCCGCCCAGCTCTCCGACGGGGTCGTCACCCTGCTGCCGCCCCCCGCCGCCGCGGAGGCCGGGGCGCGCGACCCGGTCCGTTCCTTCGGGATCCGGGCCGGGCGGTGCGTGGGGCGCGTCGGCCTGCGGTTCGCCGCCACCGGACTCGCCCACGGCGACGTGGACGTGACCTACGAACTCCGCCCCGAGGCCCGCGGCCGGGGCTTCGCCACCCGCGCCGTGCTGCTGGCCTGCGCCCACGCCCGCTGCGCGGGCGCCCGCCGCGCGGTGATCCAGACGCCCGCCGGCCACCCGGCCGCGGCGGCGGTCGCGCGGCGCGCCGGGTTCCTCCGGCGGGGCCAGATCAGCCACCGGGACGGCACCGTCCTCGACTGGTACGTGCGGGAGCTCGACCGCGCCTGA
- a CDS encoding amino acid ABC transporter permease encodes MREPKGPREPATLLYDVPGPRARRRNLLSTLLFVLAVGGVLWWVVASLADKNQLAWAKWAPFFTDPRVWHTYLLPALRNTVVAAALAMGIALPLGALFGIARLSDHRWVRASAGTVVEFFRAIPVLILMLFANAAYAEFTDIGPESRPLYAVVTGLVLYNASVLAEVVRAGILALPAGQTDAAEAIGMRKGQTMAYVLLPQAVTAMLPALVSQLVVIVKDTALGGAMLGFSELLASVRPMSANYGANTIASFTVVAVVFVVLNFALTTFASWLERRLRRGKRSTGAVVGADAVQDLAAPGEPGRPGPP; translated from the coding sequence ATGAGGGAGCCGAAGGGGCCGCGGGAGCCGGCCACCCTCCTCTACGACGTCCCCGGGCCGCGCGCCCGGCGCCGCAACCTCCTCTCCACCCTGCTCTTCGTCCTCGCCGTCGGCGGTGTGCTCTGGTGGGTGGTGGCGAGCCTCGCCGACAAGAACCAGCTCGCGTGGGCCAAGTGGGCGCCGTTCTTCACGGACCCCCGGGTCTGGCACACCTACCTCCTCCCGGCCCTGAGGAACACCGTCGTCGCGGCCGCCCTCGCCATGGGCATCGCCCTGCCCCTCGGCGCGCTCTTCGGCATCGCCCGGCTCTCCGACCACCGCTGGGTGCGCGCCTCGGCAGGCACGGTGGTGGAGTTCTTCCGCGCCATCCCCGTCCTGATCCTCATGCTCTTCGCCAACGCCGCCTACGCCGAGTTCACGGACATCGGCCCCGAGAGCCGTCCCCTGTACGCCGTCGTCACCGGGCTCGTCCTCTACAACGCCTCCGTGCTCGCCGAGGTCGTCCGCGCCGGGATCCTCGCGCTGCCCGCCGGCCAGACCGACGCGGCCGAGGCGATCGGGATGCGCAAGGGCCAGACGATGGCGTACGTGCTGCTGCCGCAGGCGGTGACGGCCATGCTGCCCGCCCTGGTCAGCCAGCTCGTCGTGATCGTCAAGGACACGGCGCTCGGCGGGGCCATGCTCGGCTTCTCCGAACTCCTCGCCTCCGTCCGCCCGATGAGCGCCAACTACGGGGCGAACACGATCGCCTCCTTCACCGTGGTCGCCGTCGTCTTCGTCGTCCTCAACTTCGCCCTCACCACCTTCGCCTCGTGGCTGGAACGCCGCCTGCGCCGCGGCAAGCGCTCCACCGGCGCGGTGGTCGGCGCCGACGCGGTCCAGGACCTGGCGGCCCCGGGGGAGCCGGGCCGGCCGGGGCCGCCCTGA
- a CDS encoding glutamate ABC transporter substrate-binding protein: protein MTMNPLRTRRLTIAAAAAVVLSFTGTAYASGGAAGHRDDGKITVGIKFDQPGIGLKTPDGTYTGFDVDVATYIAKQLGHDPKDIVWKEAKSADRESLLQRGDVDFIAASYSITPKRAEKVDFAGPYLLAHQDVLIRADDDSITKPSDLNNKKLCSVTGSTSAQNVKTKIAPDAQLQEYGGYSECLTGLENGVIDAITTDDSILAGYAAQPEFKGKFKLGGFELSNENYGIGVQKGSELKAQINTALEKMVADGSWAAAVQKNFGPAGYQAEPAPKIGVVVQ from the coding sequence ATGACCATGAATCCGCTCAGGACCCGAAGGCTCACCATCGCCGCGGCCGCCGCGGTCGTCCTCTCCTTCACCGGGACCGCGTACGCCTCCGGAGGGGCGGCCGGCCACCGGGACGACGGGAAGATCACCGTCGGCATCAAGTTCGACCAGCCCGGCATCGGCCTGAAGACCCCGGACGGCACCTACACCGGCTTCGACGTCGACGTCGCCACGTACATCGCGAAGCAGCTCGGCCACGACCCGAAGGACATCGTCTGGAAGGAGGCCAAGAGCGCCGACCGCGAGTCGCTGCTGCAGCGCGGCGACGTGGACTTCATCGCCGCCTCCTACTCGATCACCCCCAAGCGGGCCGAGAAGGTCGACTTCGCGGGCCCCTACCTCCTCGCCCACCAGGACGTGCTGATCCGTGCCGACGACGACTCGATCACCAAGCCCTCGGACCTGAACAACAAGAAGCTCTGCTCGGTGACCGGCTCCACCTCCGCGCAGAACGTCAAGACGAAGATCGCCCCGGACGCCCAGCTCCAGGAGTACGGCGGCTACTCCGAGTGCCTGACCGGCCTGGAGAACGGCGTCATCGACGCGATCACCACCGACGACTCGATCCTCGCCGGATACGCCGCGCAGCCCGAGTTCAAGGGCAAGTTCAAGCTGGGCGGCTTCGAGCTCAGCAACGAGAACTACGGCATCGGCGTCCAGAAGGGCAGCGAGCTCAAGGCGCAGATCAACACGGCACTGGAGAAGATGGTGGCCGACGGGTCCTGGGCCGCCGCCGTGCAGAAGAACTTCGGGCCCGCCGGCTACCAGGCCGAACCCGCGCCGAAGATCGGTGTGGTCGTCCAGTGA
- a CDS encoding zinc ribbon domain-containing protein YjdM, whose amino-acid sequence MNETLPPCPRCAGAYTYAMGALLVCPECGHEWSAAADPSAGGATGERVVKDAVGNVLADGDTVTVVKSLKVKGSPSGIKAGTKVRNIRLVDGVDGHDIDCKVDGFGPMQLRSSVVKKA is encoded by the coding sequence GTGAACGAGACGCTTCCCCCCTGCCCCCGCTGCGCCGGCGCCTACACCTACGCGATGGGCGCGCTCCTGGTGTGCCCGGAGTGCGGCCACGAGTGGTCGGCCGCCGCCGACCCCTCCGCCGGCGGCGCGACCGGGGAGCGGGTGGTGAAGGACGCCGTCGGCAACGTGCTCGCCGACGGCGACACGGTGACCGTGGTCAAGTCCCTCAAGGTCAAGGGCAGCCCGAGCGGCATCAAGGCCGGCACCAAGGTCCGCAACATCCGCCTGGTGGACGGGGTGGACGGGCACGACATCGACTGCAAGGTCGACGGCTTCGGCCCGATGCAGCTCAGGTCGAGCGTCGTGAAGAAGGCCTGA
- a CDS encoding PPOX class F420-dependent oxidoreductase — MTTPRFDARELLAKSRLGVLATIKADGRPQLSPVMPFYDPATDTLYVSMTEGRAKTANLRRDPRAALEVTSADGWSWATAEGTVTLTGPGTDPYGPEVEALVDYYRLAAGEHPDWEEYRAAMVADGRVLMRMPVDHVYGQSVR; from the coding sequence ATGACGACCCCACGTTTCGATGCCCGCGAACTGCTCGCGAAGAGCCGGCTCGGCGTCCTCGCCACGATCAAGGCCGACGGCCGCCCCCAGCTCTCCCCCGTCATGCCCTTCTACGACCCCGCCACGGACACGCTGTACGTGTCGATGACCGAGGGCCGCGCCAAGACGGCGAACCTGCGCCGCGACCCGCGCGCGGCCCTGGAGGTGACCAGCGCCGACGGCTGGTCCTGGGCGACCGCCGAGGGCACGGTGACGCTCACCGGGCCCGGCACCGACCCGTACGGGCCGGAGGTCGAGGCCCTGGTCGACTACTACCGGCTCGCCGCCGGTGAGCACCCCGACTGGGAGGAGTACCGGGCGGCGATGGTGGCCGACGGGCGGGTCCTGATGCGCATGCCCGTCGACCACGTGTACGGCCAGAGCGTGCGCTGA
- a CDS encoding molybdopterin-dependent oxidoreductase, whose amino-acid sequence MTFTPASPGPARAQARADRLLAALGGLLAGFGGLAVAALVTVAVRPEAAPVPAVGGVVVDHTPAGVKEWAIRTFGESDKAVLQTGVLLLLVLLAAGLGVLAPRHRAAALAGVGVLGVVGALAAVTRPDSESWTDALPSLVGAATAAALLQFLIRRLVGTPTTAPAQARRRFLAAGAGTFVGALGATLLARSAGADRSTNATASRNALRLPRPASPAPAVPPGAQLPVDGISAFVTPNRDFYRVDTALVVPRIDADRWTLRIHGQGVARELTVTLRDLFRREVVERDITLNCVSNEVGGPYVGNARWLGVRLADLLREAGVRPPSAGGPADQLVARSVDGMTIGSPVETVMDGRDALLAFGMNGEPLPFAHGFPVRMLVPGLYGYVSACKWISSLELTTFAAYDAYWVPRGWSAQAPVKTQSRIDTPKDLGRPKAGTVAVAGVAWAQHRGIARVQVRVDDGPWEDAELGAQDSRDIWREWVYRWRAEPGRHTLTARATDGTGAAQTERRAGTMPDGATGLHSVTVTVEAAPGGAPARGARPGPSSTGRR is encoded by the coding sequence ATGACCTTCACGCCCGCATCCCCGGGGCCGGCCCGCGCCCAGGCCCGCGCCGACCGCCTGCTCGCCGCCCTCGGCGGGCTCCTCGCCGGCTTCGGCGGGCTCGCCGTCGCCGCGCTCGTCACGGTCGCCGTCCGCCCGGAGGCGGCACCCGTCCCCGCCGTCGGCGGCGTCGTCGTCGACCACACCCCGGCGGGCGTCAAGGAGTGGGCCATCCGCACCTTCGGCGAGAGCGACAAAGCCGTCCTCCAGACGGGCGTCCTGCTCCTGCTCGTCCTCCTGGCGGCCGGCCTCGGCGTCCTCGCCCCGCGCCACCGCGCCGCCGCCCTCGCCGGGGTCGGCGTGCTCGGAGTGGTGGGCGCCCTCGCCGCCGTCACGCGCCCCGACTCCGAGTCCTGGACGGACGCCCTGCCCTCCCTCGTCGGGGCGGCGACCGCGGCGGCCCTCCTGCAGTTCCTGATCCGGCGGCTCGTCGGCACGCCGACGACGGCCCCCGCGCAGGCCCGGCGCCGCTTCCTGGCCGCCGGGGCCGGCACCTTCGTGGGCGCGCTGGGCGCCACCCTCCTCGCCCGGTCGGCCGGCGCCGACCGGTCCACGAACGCCACCGCCTCCCGCAACGCCCTGCGGCTGCCCCGGCCCGCCTCGCCCGCCCCCGCCGTGCCGCCCGGCGCGCAGCTCCCCGTCGACGGGATCAGCGCCTTCGTCACGCCCAACCGCGACTTCTACCGGGTCGACACCGCCCTCGTCGTGCCCCGGATCGACGCCGACCGCTGGACCCTGCGCATCCACGGCCAGGGCGTGGCCCGCGAGCTCACCGTCACCCTGCGGGACCTGTTCCGCCGCGAGGTCGTCGAGCGGGACATCACCCTCAACTGCGTCTCCAACGAGGTCGGCGGGCCCTACGTCGGCAACGCCCGCTGGCTGGGCGTCCGCCTCGCGGACCTGCTGCGGGAGGCCGGGGTGCGCCCGCCCTCGGCCGGCGGGCCCGCCGACCAGCTGGTCGCCCGCTCCGTGGACGGCATGACCATCGGCAGCCCCGTGGAGACCGTCATGGACGGCCGGGACGCGCTGCTCGCCTTCGGCATGAACGGCGAGCCGCTGCCCTTCGCCCACGGCTTCCCCGTGCGGATGCTCGTCCCCGGCCTGTACGGCTACGTCTCCGCCTGCAAGTGGATCTCCTCCCTGGAGCTGACCACCTTCGCCGCGTACGACGCCTACTGGGTGCCGCGCGGCTGGTCCGCCCAGGCCCCGGTCAAGACCCAGTCCCGGATCGACACCCCGAAGGACCTCGGCCGCCCGAAGGCGGGCACGGTCGCCGTCGCCGGGGTCGCCTGGGCCCAGCACCGGGGCATCGCGCGCGTCCAGGTGCGCGTCGACGACGGACCTTGGGAGGACGCCGAGCTGGGCGCCCAGGACAGCCGCGACATCTGGCGCGAGTGGGTGTACCGCTGGCGCGCGGAGCCCGGGCGGCACACCCTGACCGCCCGGGCCACCGACGGCACCGGCGCCGCGCAGACCGAGCGGCGGGCCGGGACCATGCCCGACGGTGCCACCGGGCTGCACTCCGTCACCGTCACCGTCGAAGCAGCTCCAGGGGGAGCGCCGGCACGTGGTGCCCGGCCCGGCCCGTCGTCGACCGGGCGGCGGTGA
- a CDS encoding Crp/Fnr family transcriptional regulator produces the protein MSTAAPKVSTLPPEHRERLMAFAEDVYFESGHRLFEEQDHADRFWIVKTGAVTLDAKVPGRGSPVIETLRHGELVGLSWLFPPYLCQSGAEAMTPVRAHEFDATAVRSMCRTDAEFGASVTYWVGRILAHRLHVTRVRLLDLYAPHGSGILA, from the coding sequence ATGAGCACCGCCGCACCCAAGGTCAGCACCCTGCCACCCGAGCACCGGGAACGGCTCATGGCCTTCGCCGAGGACGTGTACTTCGAGTCGGGGCACCGGCTCTTCGAGGAGCAGGACCACGCCGACCGGTTCTGGATCGTCAAGACGGGCGCGGTCACCCTCGACGCCAAGGTGCCCGGGCGCGGCTCGCCGGTGATCGAGACGCTGCGGCACGGCGAACTGGTCGGCCTGTCCTGGCTGTTCCCGCCCTACCTGTGCCAGTCGGGCGCCGAGGCGATGACCCCGGTCCGGGCCCACGAGTTCGACGCCACGGCCGTGCGGTCGATGTGCCGCACGGACGCGGAGTTCGGCGCCTCGGTGACGTACTGGGTGGGCCGGATCCTGGCCCACCGGCTCCATGTGACCCGGGTCAGGCTGCTGGACCTGTACGCGCCGCACGGAAGCGGCATCCTGGCGTGA
- a CDS encoding diacylglycerol/lipid kinase family protein, translating into MSESGTGSGARASRPRERLLARCALLAAVAAVVALFVPFGSGGLLIVVSGLLGLVLCASGTWWFLAHRGPVRFLGALLAAGAPVGLLVLYIQGGLWPTALLSLGLWLVALLCARAALPRPRRHRPAAPAARPLRPVLLMNPKSGGGKVERFGLVERAEALGARVVLLGPPDGGGQADVEALARQAVADGADLLGVAGGDGTQALVAAVAAEHDLPFLVISAGTRNHFAMDLGLDRTDPARCLDALTDGEELRVDLGEVAGRPFVNTVSFGVYADVVQRPEYRDAKAGTALNAMPELLAGGEGGGRLDAEADGTTLRAQQALLVSNNPYVSPDPLGGGRRPRLDRGELGVIGVRVEGAAQAADLAVRGSQSAGLNVLTARRVEVTAEGDTLPVAVDGEALTLETPVLCTLRPRALRVLVPRDRPGTTPPPAPLNWSRIVVLAFGPRGENHARAQQRAAERLSGGAVG; encoded by the coding sequence GTGAGTGAATCCGGTACGGGGTCGGGGGCGCGGGCGTCACGGCCCCGGGAGCGCCTGCTCGCGCGCTGCGCGCTGCTGGCGGCGGTGGCCGCGGTCGTGGCGCTGTTCGTCCCGTTCGGGAGCGGCGGGCTGCTGATCGTCGTGAGCGGGCTGCTGGGGCTCGTCCTGTGCGCCTCCGGCACCTGGTGGTTCCTGGCCCACCGCGGTCCCGTGCGGTTCCTCGGCGCGCTGCTCGCCGCCGGGGCGCCGGTCGGCCTGCTCGTCCTCTACATCCAGGGCGGGCTGTGGCCGACCGCGCTGCTCTCGCTCGGCCTGTGGCTGGTGGCCCTGCTCTGTGCGCGGGCGGCGCTGCCGCGGCCGCGCCGGCACCGCCCCGCCGCGCCCGCGGCGCGCCCGCTGCGGCCGGTGCTCCTGATGAACCCGAAGTCGGGCGGCGGCAAGGTCGAGCGCTTCGGCCTGGTGGAGCGGGCCGAGGCGCTCGGTGCGCGGGTGGTGCTGCTGGGCCCGCCGGACGGGGGCGGGCAGGCCGACGTCGAGGCGCTCGCCCGGCAGGCCGTCGCGGACGGGGCCGACCTGCTCGGGGTGGCGGGCGGCGACGGCACCCAGGCGCTGGTGGCGGCGGTCGCCGCCGAGCACGACCTGCCCTTCCTGGTGATCAGCGCCGGGACCCGCAACCACTTCGCGATGGACCTCGGCCTGGACCGCACCGACCCGGCCCGCTGCCTGGACGCCCTGACGGACGGCGAGGAGCTGCGGGTGGACCTCGGCGAGGTCGCGGGGCGCCCGTTCGTGAACACGGTCTCCTTCGGGGTGTACGCGGACGTCGTGCAGCGACCGGAGTACCGCGACGCGAAGGCGGGGACGGCGCTCAACGCGATGCCCGAGCTGCTGGCCGGCGGCGAGGGCGGCGGGCGGCTCGACGCCGAGGCCGACGGCACCACGCTCCGAGCCCAGCAGGCGCTGCTCGTCAGCAACAACCCGTACGTCTCGCCCGACCCGCTCGGCGGCGGCCGGCGGCCCCGGCTGGACCGGGGCGAGCTGGGCGTCATCGGGGTCCGGGTGGAGGGCGCGGCACAGGCCGCCGACCTCGCCGTCCGGGGCTCGCAGTCGGCCGGCCTGAACGTGCTGACCGCGCGCCGGGTCGAGGTCACCGCCGAGGGCGACACGCTCCCGGTGGCCGTCGACGGCGAGGCGCTGACCCTGGAGACCCCCGTCCTGTGCACCCTGCGGCCGCGCGCCCTGCGCGTCCTCGTCCCGCGCGACCGCCCCGGAACCACCCCGCCCCCGGCCCCGCTGAACTGGAGCCGGATCGTCGTCCTGGCCTTCGGCCCCCGAGGAGAGAACCATGCCCGAGCCCAGCAACGAGCCGCCGAACGACTCTCCGGCGGAGCGGTCGGCTGA
- a CDS encoding alpha/beta hydrolase produces the protein MADKPSIVLVHGFWGGAAHWSHVITELHRRGFGDLHAVENPLTSLADDAERTRKMIRQAAGPVVLVGHSYGGAVISEAGDLPNVQALVYIAAFAPDAGESPGQITQEHPPAAFENIAPDSDGYLWIKQDTFHESFCQDLDADEALVMAVTQKAPLGSTFGDNVTAPAWRKKPCWYQVSAQDRMIHPDNERRMAARMNPVKTIELDASHASLASQPGAVVDLIEVAARETTG, from the coding sequence ATGGCAGACAAGCCCTCGATCGTCCTGGTCCACGGATTCTGGGGCGGAGCCGCCCACTGGTCGCACGTCATCACCGAACTGCACCGGCGCGGCTTCGGCGACCTGCACGCCGTCGAGAACCCGCTGACCTCGCTCGCCGACGACGCCGAGCGCACCCGCAAGATGATCCGGCAGGCGGCGGGACCGGTGGTCCTCGTCGGCCACTCCTACGGCGGCGCCGTCATCTCCGAGGCGGGGGACCTGCCGAACGTCCAGGCCCTGGTCTACATCGCGGCCTTCGCCCCCGACGCGGGCGAGAGCCCCGGGCAGATCACCCAGGAGCATCCGCCGGCCGCGTTCGAGAACATCGCCCCGGACTCCGACGGCTACCTCTGGATCAAGCAGGACACGTTCCACGAGAGCTTCTGTCAGGACCTCGACGCCGACGAGGCCCTCGTCATGGCCGTCACGCAGAAGGCCCCGCTCGGCTCCACCTTCGGCGACAACGTGACGGCACCGGCCTGGCGCAAGAAACCCTGCTGGTACCAGGTCTCCGCCCAGGACCGGATGATCCACCCGGACAACGAGCGCCGCATGGCCGCGCGGATGAACCCGGTCAAGACGATCGAGCTCGACGCGAGCCACGCCTCCCTGGCCTCCCAGCCCGGCGCGGTCGTCGACCTCATCGAGGTCGCGGCCCGCGAGACCACAGGCTGA
- a CDS encoding molybdopterin-dependent oxidoreductase, which translates to MADLDARHIGDRVPGPRHTGQRNAQLAYSRAHFRHARHRTARRRDAGGGAAAHHGCHGRHSRYGRYAAGRRGQRAGPGRRTRRGHRHGRAGPGGPATTDCRSKRCATTPPRPVCTTSWSTTTSRPPTPGTGGSPSAAWCAARSASASRSWRARPAVTHRVTLECAGNGRARLSPRPVSQPWLVEAVGTADWTGVPLAALLAEAGPADGAVEAVFTGADHGVERGTEQDYRRSLPLPHAADPDRGVLVAYAMNGAPLPPQHGHPLRLVVPGWYGMASVKWLRDVTLTATPFTGFQQAVAYRYRQGPDEPGAPVDVIAPGP; encoded by the coding sequence ATGGCCGACCTGGACGCCCGGCACATCGGTGATCGCGTTCCAGGGCCCCGGCACACCGGTCAGCGGAACGCCCAACTCGCGTACTCTCGCGCGCACTTCCGTCATGCCCGGCACCGTACCGCCCGGCGCCGGGATGCCGGGGGCGGAGCGGCGGCGCACCATGGATGCCATGGACGGCACAGCCGGTACGGGCGGTACGCCGCGGGTCGGCGAGGTCAGCGCGCCGGGCCGGGTCGCCGGACCCGACGAGGGCATCGGCACGGCCGAGCTGGCCCTGGCGGCCCCGCAACCACGGACTGCCGCTCGAAGCGCTGCGCTACGACACCACCCCGCCCGGTCTGCACTACGTCCTGGTCCACTACGACATCCCGGCCGCCGACGCCGGGGACTGGCGGCTCACCGTCGGCGGCCTGGTGCGCCGCCCGCTCGGCCTCGGCGTCGCGGAGCTGGCGCGCGCGGCCGGCCGTCACCCACCGGGTCACCCTGGAGTGCGCGGGCAACGGCCGGGCCCGCCTCAGCCCCCGCCCGGTCAGCCAGCCCTGGCTCGTCGAGGCCGTCGGGACCGCCGACTGGACCGGTGTCCCGCTGGCCGCCCTGCTCGCCGAGGCGGGCCCCGCCGACGGCGCCGTCGAGGCCGTCTTCACCGGCGCCGACCACGGGGTCGAGCGCGGCACCGAACAGGACTACCGGCGCAGCCTGCCGCTCCCGCACGCCGCCGACCCGGACCGCGGCGTGCTCGTCGCCTACGCCATGAACGGCGCCCCGCTGCCGCCCCAGCACGGGCATCCGCTGCGCCTGGTCGTGCCCGGCTGGTACGGCATGGCCTCGGTGAAGTGGCTGCGCGACGTCACCCTCACCGCCACCCCGTTCACCGGCTTCCAGCAGGCCGTCGCCTACCGCTACCGGCAGGGCCCCGACGAGCCCGGCGCCCCCGTGGACGTCATCGCGCCCGGGCCCTGA
- a CDS encoding phosphatase PAP2 family protein, whose product MPEPSNEPPNDSPAERSADAVAAARRSGSGPRAVLADLRAVDGALYAAVAATPTPALDRGLRRLSHAADHSKISFTVAAGLALAGGRRARTAALVGVGAIAVASASANLLGKRLVRRRRPDREAARVTVARHVPMPSSASFPSGHTASAVAFATAVGVVLPPASVPLSLLAWAVGYSRVHTGVHYPGDVAGGALLGVASAGVSLAGARAWARRAEIH is encoded by the coding sequence ATGCCCGAGCCCAGCAACGAGCCGCCGAACGACTCTCCGGCGGAGCGGTCGGCTGACGCCGTCGCCGCCGCCCGGAGGTCCGGGTCCGGCCCGCGCGCCGTGCTCGCCGATCTGCGGGCGGTGGACGGCGCCCTGTACGCGGCGGTCGCCGCCACGCCCACCCCGGCCCTGGACCGGGGGCTGCGGCGGCTGTCGCACGCCGCCGACCACTCCAAGATCTCCTTCACCGTGGCGGCCGGCCTCGCCCTCGCCGGGGGCCGCCGGGCCCGGACCGCCGCCCTGGTGGGGGTCGGCGCCATCGCGGTGGCCTCGGCGTCGGCGAACCTGCTCGGCAAACGGCTGGTCCGCCGCCGGCGGCCCGACCGGGAGGCGGCCCGGGTGACGGTGGCCCGCCATGTGCCGATGCCGAGCTCGGCCTCGTTCCCGTCCGGGCACACCGCCTCCGCGGTCGCGTTCGCCACGGCGGTGGGCGTGGTCCTGCCGCCGGCGTCGGTCCCGCTCAGCCTGCTGGCCTGGGCGGTCGGGTACTCGCGCGTCCACACGGGTGTCCACTACCCGGGTGACGTGGCCGGCGGTGCGCTGCTGGGTGTGGCCAGTGCCGGCGTGTCGCTGGCCGGTGCGCGTGCGTGGGCCCGACGCGCGGAGATTCACTGA
- a CDS encoding amino acid ABC transporter ATP-binding protein — MPVPDGGDALVVLEDVDKHFGALHVLRSIDLTIHRGEVVVVIGPSGSGKSTLCRAVNRLETIDSGRIVVDGRPLPAEGRELAALRADVGMVFQSFNLFAHKTVLDNVTLGQIKVRKKDRKTAERRARTLLERVGVATQADKYPAQLSGGQQQRVAIARALAMDPKVMLFDEPTSALDPEMINEVLEVMQQLARDGMTMVVVTHEMGFARSAADRVVFMADGRIVEQATPEEFFGNPRSERARDFLSKILHH; from the coding sequence ATGCCCGTCCCGGACGGCGGTGACGCACTCGTCGTACTCGAAGACGTGGACAAGCACTTCGGGGCGCTCCATGTGCTCCGGTCCATCGACCTCACCATCCACCGCGGCGAGGTCGTGGTCGTCATCGGCCCTTCCGGCTCCGGCAAGTCCACGCTCTGCCGGGCCGTCAACCGCCTGGAGACCATCGACTCCGGCAGGATCGTCGTCGACGGCCGCCCGCTGCCCGCCGAGGGGCGCGAGCTGGCCGCCCTCCGCGCCGACGTCGGCATGGTCTTCCAGTCCTTCAACCTCTTCGCGCACAAGACGGTGCTCGACAACGTCACCCTCGGCCAGATCAAGGTCCGCAAGAAGGACCGGAAGACGGCCGAGCGGCGGGCCCGCACGCTCCTGGAGCGGGTCGGGGTCGCCACCCAGGCGGACAAGTACCCGGCGCAGCTCTCCGGCGGCCAGCAGCAGCGGGTGGCCATCGCCCGCGCGCTCGCCATGGACCCGAAGGTGATGTTGTTCGACGAGCCGACCTCGGCGCTCGACCCGGAGATGATCAACGAGGTCCTGGAGGTGATGCAGCAGCTGGCCCGGGACGGCATGACGATGGTGGTCGTCACCCACGAGATGGGGTTCGCCCGGTCCGCGGCCGACCGCGTGGTGTTCATGGCCGACGGCCGGATCGTCGAACAGGCCACGCCCGAGGAGTTCTTCGGCAACCCGCGCAGCGAACGGGCCAGGGACTTCCTGTCGAAGATCCTCCACCACTGA
- a CDS encoding amino acid ABC transporter permease, whose product MFDFLEGYDLLGAFWTTVQLTVYSAIGSLVWGTLLAAMRVGPVPLMRGFGTVYVNIVRNIPLTVIIVFTSLGLFQTLGVSLGAEDFTTVNFRLAVLGLTAYTSAFVCEALRSGINTVPLGQVEAARALGLSFTQTLRIVVLPQAFRSVVGPLANVLIALTKNTTVAAAIGVAEAALLMREMIENEAQLLLVSAVFAVGFLCLTLPTGLLLGWIAKKVAVKR is encoded by the coding sequence GTGTTCGACTTCCTCGAAGGCTACGACCTGCTGGGAGCCTTCTGGACGACCGTCCAGCTGACCGTCTACTCGGCGATCGGCTCCCTGGTCTGGGGGACGCTGCTGGCCGCCATGCGGGTCGGCCCCGTCCCCCTGATGCGGGGATTCGGCACCGTCTACGTCAACATCGTCCGCAACATCCCCCTCACCGTCATCATCGTCTTCACCTCGCTCGGCCTCTTCCAGACCCTCGGGGTCAGCCTGGGCGCCGAGGACTTCACCACCGTCAACTTCCGGCTGGCCGTCCTCGGCCTCACCGCCTACACCTCCGCCTTCGTCTGCGAGGCGCTGCGCTCCGGCATCAACACCGTCCCCCTCGGCCAGGTCGAGGCAGCCCGCGCGCTCGGGCTGAGCTTCACCCAGACCCTGCGGATCGTCGTGCTGCCGCAGGCCTTCCGCTCGGTCGTCGGCCCCCTCGCCAACGTCCTGATCGCCCTCACCAAGAACACCACCGTGGCCGCCGCCATCGGCGTCGCCGAAGCCGCCCTGCTGATGCGGGAGATGATCGAGAACGAGGCCCAGCTGCTGCTGGTCTCGGCCGTGTTCGCGGTCGGCTTCCTCTGCCTCACGCTGCCCACCGGGCTCCTCCTCGGCTGGATCGCCAAGAAGGTCGCGGTGAAGCGATGA